One window of Mesorhizobium loti R88b genomic DNA carries:
- the phoU gene encoding phosphate signaling complex protein PhoU: MQSVHIMSAYDEELKYLSKRIAAMGGHAERMVEQAVAALVNADPGLAQKVIRDDAVLDEGQREIDDKAIIIIAKRQPMATDLREIVGAIRISADLERVGDLGKNVAKRVVAVIDGRQPTSLFRGLEALANLALTQLKEVLDVYASRSVDKISFVRDRDDQIDAMYTSLFRELLTYMMEDPRNITPCTHLLFCAKNIERIGDHATNIAETIYYIVTGDQMPADRPKGDKTDKISVSATLPAK, encoded by the coding sequence ATGCAGTCCGTGCACATCATGAGCGCCTATGACGAGGAGCTGAAGTATCTGTCGAAGCGCATCGCCGCGATGGGCGGCCATGCCGAGCGCATGGTCGAGCAGGCGGTCGCCGCTCTCGTCAATGCCGATCCGGGACTGGCGCAGAAGGTCATCCGCGACGACGCGGTGCTCGACGAAGGGCAGCGCGAAATCGACGACAAGGCAATCATCATCATCGCCAAGCGCCAGCCGATGGCGACGGACCTGCGCGAAATCGTCGGCGCCATCCGCATTTCCGCCGACCTCGAGCGGGTCGGCGACCTTGGCAAGAATGTTGCCAAGCGCGTGGTCGCCGTCATCGATGGACGCCAGCCGACCAGCCTGTTCCGTGGCCTGGAGGCTCTCGCCAATCTGGCGCTCACCCAACTCAAGGAAGTGCTCGACGTCTATGCGTCACGCTCGGTCGACAAGATCAGCTTCGTGCGCGACCGCGACGATCAGATCGATGCCATGTACACGTCGCTGTTTCGCGAATTGCTGACCTACATGATGGAAGATCCGCGCAACATCACGCCCTGCACGCACCTTCTGTTCTGCGCCAAGAACATTGAGCGCATCGGTGATCACGCCACCAACATCGCCGAGACCATCTACTACATCGTCACCGGTGACCAGATGCCGGCCGACCGGCCTAAGGGCGACAAGACCGACAAGATCAGCGTTTCAGCCACGCTTCCGGCGAAATGA